Genomic window (Pseudomonas xantholysinigenes):
GGTGTCCTTCACGCACTGCAAGGCGCCCTTGACCAGCAGCTCCAGCTCGTCGAGGTCACGGCTGAACTTCGCTTGCAGCTGCTCGTCCTCGAGCAGTTCGACCCGCAGGCGCAGGCGTGTGATCGGCGTGCGCAGGTCGTGGGACACCGCGCTGAACAACTGCGCACGTTCGGTCAGGTAGCGGCTGATGCGCTCGCGCATGCTGTTGAACGCCCGCCCGACCTCGACCACCTCGCTGCCGCCGCCCTCGGCCACCGGCGCCACATCGGCACCCAGCGACAACTCCCGCGCCGCCCGCGCCAGGCGCTTGAGCGGCCGGCTCTGCCAATGCACCAGCAGGCCGATGAACACCAGCAGCATTACCGTGGTCATGGCCATGAAGCCGATCTGCTGGCGCGGCAGGCGCTCGGCCTCGAGGCTGGTGTAGGGCTCGGGCAGCAACGAGGCGATGTACAGCCACTCGCCTTCGTCCAGGCGGATCTGGGTCACCAGCACCGGCGGATTGAGCGGCTCCAGGGTCAACGAGTAATGCGCCCAGGAGCGCGGCAGTTCGTCGAGCTTCAGGCCACTGTTGAAGATACGCAGGTCGTCCGGGCGGACGAATTCGACGGAAATGTCCATCTGTTGCCCAAGGCGTTCGTGCAGCACTTGCTGGAACACCTCGATCACCGCCTGCTTGCGCGGCGTGACCGGTAAAACCGGCATATCCAGGGGCTTGACGTTGAGCGAGACGAAAAAGCGCGTGCCACCCATGCTGCGCAATTGGTCAAGGACCATGGGCCGGTAGGCCACCGGTAGCGAGCGGAAGTAACTGACGCTGGCGCTCATCGAGTGGGCCAGGCTGCCGGCGCTGGCGCGCAGGCCTTGCAGCTGGCTGGCGCGCAGCTGGGCCACCCAGATCAGGCTGGACAGCCCCTGTGCCAGCAACACCACCAGCAGGGTCAGCAGCAGCATGCGCCCCAGCAGCGAGCGCGGCAGCAGGCGCCAGCGGCGCTCGCTAGGCCGGGCAGACATTGGCCGCCAGCAGGTAGCCGCTGCCACGCACGGTGCGTATCAGCCGAGGGGGCTTTTCGGTGTCGCGCAGGCGCTGGCGCAAACGGCTGACCGCCATGTCGACGATCCGGTCCAGCGGCATCGGTTCGCGGCCACGGGTGGCGTTGCCGATGGTGTCGCGGTCGAGAATCTGCTGCGGGTGGTCGAGGAACAGCTTGAGCAAGGCGAAATCGGCGCCGGAGAGAATCACCTCCTCGCCATCGCGGTGGAACAGGCGATGGCTGACCGTGTCCAGGCGCCAGTCGTCGAAGGCCAGCACCGCGCTGGCCGGCACTGCCTGGCCGAAATCGGCGCGGCGCAGCAGCGCCTTGATGCGTGCCTGCAATTCGCGCGGGCTGAAGGGTTTGCCCAGATAGTCGTCGGCGCCCAGTTCCAGGCCAATGACCCGATCGGCCTCATCGGAGCTGGCGGTGAGCATAATGATCGGCACCCGCGCCTGGCGTGGGTGCTCGCGCACCCAGCGGCACAGGCTGAAACCGTCCTCGTCGGGCAGCATCACGTCGAGGATCACCAGGTCGTAGGGGCTGGCGTCCAGGGCGCGGCGAAAGCCCTGGCCATCGGGTTCGGCATGGACCTGCAGGCCGCAGCGGGCCAGGTAGCTCTGCAGTAATTCGCGGATGTCCTGATCGTCATCGACCATCAGAATCGATTTGCCGGCAGTGCTCACAATGGTCAGTCCTCTTGTAAACGCAGGTCTTCATGCCTGCTGTACGGGCTGCTGTGGGAGCCGGTTTACCTGCTCCCGCAGGGCTCAGTGTTGCATTGACTGCTGCAGTGCCACCCCGGCGCCCAGCAACCCGGAAAACTCCGCCGTCACCAGCCATACCGGCACCCCGGCGAAATAGCCGCTCATGCAGCCCTTGTCGGCGAAACTCGCGGCGAACCCACTGCGCAGGAACAGCTCGGCAAAACGCGGGATCACCCCGCCGACGATGTACACCCCGCCTCGAGCGCCCAGGGTGAGCACATTGTTGCCCGCCACCCGCCCAAGAAACCGGCAGAACTGCTCGATCACCGCCAACGCCCGAGGCTCGCCGGCCAGGGCCGCGTCAGTGAGCTGCGCCGGGCTCTTGTGCGTCGGCGTGGCGCCATCGAGCGTGCAGATAGCCTGGTACAAGCGCACCAGCCCGCCACCACTGAGCACGGTCTCGGCGCTGACATGGCCGATCTGCCGATGGATCTCCTGGTGGATCGCCGCCTCGCGGGCATTGCCCACCGGCAGGTCGACATGCCCGCCCTCCCCCGGCAGCGCCAGCCACTGCTCGCCCAGGCGCAGCAGGCTGCCCACGCCCAGGCCGGTGCCGGGGCCGATCACCAGCGCCGGGCGCGACGAGTCGGCCTTACCGGCGCAGACCTCGCGGCACTCAGCGTCACGCAGGCGGGTCATGCCCAGGGCCATGGCGGAGAAATCGTTGATCAGCAACAGCCGCTCGACCTGCAGCGCCTGGCAGAAGGCGCTGCGGCTGAGCCGCCAGTGGTTGTTGGTAAAGCGGAACTCATCGCCATCCACCGGCCCGGCCACCGCCAGGCATACCGCCGCCAGGCCGCCACGGGCGATGCCCTGATCGGCCAGGTAGGCCTCGATGGCCTGCTCGGGGCTGGTGAAGTCGGCGGTGGCCAACACTTGCACCGCATGCAGATCATTGTCCCGCCACAAGGCGAAACGTGCGTTGGTACCCCCGATATCACCAACCAGCAGGGCATTCATTCAAGGTGCTCCAGAGCCGAGGTAAAGGCGCTCGCGCCCTTTTCGGCGGAACTGAACGCCACGCGCATGAAGCCGAACAGCTCGCGCCCGCATCCCAGGTCGTTACCCTTGGGTGGCTCGGGCAGCTCACGGCTGGCCAGTTCCTCGGCCGAAACCATGATCCGCAGCGTGCCTTCGGCACCATCGACACGCACGATATCACCATCGCGCACCCGCGCCAGCGGGCCGCCGTCGAAGGCTTCCGGGCACACGTGGATGGCCGCCGGGATCTTGCCCGAGGCGCCAGACATGCGCCCGTCGGTAACCAGCGCCACCTTGAAGCCACGGTCCTGCAGCACGCCGAGGAACGGTGTGAGCTTGTGCAACTCAGGCATGCCATTGCAACGCGGGCCCTGGAAACGCACCACGGCGACGAAGTCGCGCTCAAGCTCGCCGGCCTTGAATGCATCGGCCAGGGCCTGCTGGTCATGGAACACCCGGGCCGGCGCCTCGACCACCCGATGCTCGGGCGCCACGGCAGAAACTTTCATCACCCCGCGCCCGAGGTTGCCATCCATCACCCGCAGGCCACCCTCGGCGGAGAATGGCCGCGCCACCGGGCGCAGGATGCTTTCGTCGAGGCTGTCCTTAGGCCCTTCGCGCCAGACCAGTTGGCCATCCTCGAGGAACGGCTCCTGGGTGTAGTGGCGCAGGCCATGCCCGGCCACGGTGTTGACGTCCTCGTGCAGCAACCCGGCGTCGAGCAGTTCGCGAATGAGGAAGGCCATGCCGCCGGAGGCCTGGAAGTGGTTGATGTCGGCCTTGCCGTTCGGATAGACGTGGGACAGCGTCGGCACCACCTCGGACAGGTCGGCCATGTCTTGCCAGGTCAGCTGGATGCCGGCGGCCTGGGCGATGGCTGGAATGTGCAGGGTGTGGTTGGTCGAGCCGCCAGTGGCGTGCAGGGCAACGATCGAGTTGACCAGCGCCTTCTCATCGACGATCTCGCCGATGGGCATGAAGTTGCCGCTGGCCTTGGTCATGCGCGTGACCTGACGCGCGGCCTCGGCGGTGAGGGCGTCGCGCAGCGGCGTGTAGGGATTGACGAACGAAGCGCCCGGCAGGTGCAGGCCCATCACTTCCATCACCAGCTGGTTGGTGTTGGCGGTACCGTAGAAGGTACAGGTGCCCGGGCCGTGGTAGCTCTTCATTTCCGATTCGAGCAGTTCCTCGCGGCTCGCCTTGCCCTCGGCGTAGCGCTGGCGCACATCGGCCTTCTCCTTGTTGGAGATGCCCGACACCATCGGCCCGCCCGGCACGAAAACGGTGGGCAGGTGGCCGAAACGCAGCGCGCCCATCATCAGCCCAGGCACGATCTTGTCGCAGATGCCCAGCATCAGGGCAGCGTCGAACATGTTGTGCGACAGGGCGATGGCGGTAGACATGGCGATCACTTCGCGGCTGGCGATGGCCAGTTCCATGCCCGGCTCGCCCTGGGTCACGCCGTCGCACATGGCTGGCACGCCACCGGCGAACTGGCCGACCGAGCCGATCTCGCGCAGCGCCTGTTTGATTTGTTCGGGGAAGTGCTGGTACGGCTGGTGGGCCGAGAGCATGTCGTTGTAGGCCGAGACGATGGCCACGTTGGCGGCGTTCATCAACCGCAGGGTCTGCTTGTCGTCCCCGCCGCAACCCGCCACGCCATGGGCGAAGTTGGCGCACTGCAGGTGGGCGCGCATGGGTCCGTCACTGGCCGCGCCGCGGATCAGCTCAAGGTAGCGTTCACGGGTACGGCGGCTGCGGGCGATGAGCCGTTCGGTGACCTCAAGGATGCGCGGGTGCATGTACTGGACTCCAGGCTAACGGTAAGGGTGGTTTTACCAGGGACTGTCCCTCCAAACGATTGCGACCTAGGCTCTGGATAGAGGCTTCTGGTCCGTTTGCGACGGTGTAATCCGACCACTCGTTGTATGTTTAAACAAAATACTGCCAGCAAAAAGGCTTGTTTTCTATCTCTCGGTGAATAATCTTGTTATTCCAACAACAAAACCGTTTCAGTGAAGCTGTCCTTTGTGCCACAGCCTTCACCCGACTGCCAGAGGTAACGTCATGACCCTACGCATCGCCATCAACGGATTCGGCCGCATCGGACGCAACGTTCTGCGCGCACTCTACACCCACGGCTACCGCCAGGACCTGCAGGTCGTCGCCATCAACGACCTGGGCGACAGCGCGATGAACGCCCACCTGCTCAAGTTCGACAGCGTCCACGGCATCTTCGACGCCAGTGTCGAGGCCGACCACGAAAGCCTCACCGTCAACGGCGACCGCATCGCCGTCAGCGCCATCCGCAATCCCGCCGAACTGCCATGGAAAGCCCTGGGCATCGATGTGGTGTTCGAGTGCACCGGGCTGTTCACCGAACGCGCCAAGGCGGCCGCGCACCTGGCCGCTGGCGCCGGCAAGGTGATCGTCAGCGCCCCGGCCAAGGGCGCCGACGCCACCGTGGTCTACGGCGTCAACCACGACGTGCTGCGGGCCTCGCACCAGGTCATTTCCAACGCCTCGTGCACCACCAACTGCCTGGCGCCGATCGCCCAGGTGCTGCACCGCGAGTTCGGTATCGAGCAGGGCCTGATGACCACCATCCATGCCTACACCAACGACCAGGTGCTCACCGACGTCTACCACAGCGACCCCTACCGCGCGCGTTCGGCCACCCAGTCGATGATCCCGAGCAAGACCGGCGCCGCCGAGGCGGTGGGCCTGGTGCTGCCAGAGCTGGCCGGCAAGCTCACCGGCATGGCGGTGCGGGTGCCGGTGATCAATGTGTCGTTGGTCGACCTCACCGTGAACCTGCAGCGCGAAACCACGGTCGATGAGGTCAACCAGCTGTTCCTCGAAGCCAGCCGGCATTCGCGGGTGCTGGGCTACAACGCCCTGCCGCTGGTGTCGTGCGACTTCAACCACAACCCGCTGTCGTCGATCTTCGACGCCAACCATACCCGCGCCAACGGGCGCATGCTCAAGGTCTTGGCCTGGTACGACAACGAGTGGGGCTTCTCCAACCGCATGCTGGACAACTGCCTGGCGTTGTTCAACGCCAGGTGAATACTTGCGCGGCCCCTGTGGGAGCGGCCGGTCCGACGCCTCGGCAAGGCCGCTCCTACACGGATCGCGTTGACCGCAATATTTACCTGTTCGTGACATTTCCGCGCTTGACCTTCAGCATGGATGATAAGCATTATCATTCACCCGAAAAGCGCCCCAGGTTTCCCCGTGAGTCAGTCCCGGTTCAACTCGATTTTCCTCGTCCAGCGCCTCAGCCTGCTGCGTACCCTGCAACGCATGGTAGGCAATCCGAGCACGGCCGAGGACCTGCTGCAGGAAACCTACCTGCGGGTGACCCGCGCCCTGGGTGAACGCCCCATCGAGCACCTTGAGCCGTTCGTCTTCCAGACCGCGCGCAACCTCGCCCTGGACCACCTGCGCGCGCGCCGTGTGCAGGCCCGCACCCTGGTCGACGACGTGCCCGAACAGGTGCTGCACAACGTCGCAGCCCCGGCGGGCAGCAGCGAAGATGCCGCCCACGCCGAACAACTGCTCAAGCACCTGAGCGTGAGCCTGGGCCAACTCAGCGAGCGCCAGCAACGCATCTTCATCCTCAGCCGCCTGCACGGCGCCAGCTACCTGGAGATCGCCGAACAATTGCAGGTCTCCGCCAGCACGGTGCAGAAGGAGCTGAAACTGATCATGGCCATCTGCATGGGCGTGGCCGATCGTCACCAGTGACGCGACCGCTCGCCGCTGGCATGCGCAAAGCCCTTGCCATGCGCCGGGCCTGCACCGATCATGCGCAAAAAACGCACCCCGCAAGGATCCCCCGTGACTCAGCCGTCCCCGCCTCGCCCGACAGCCGCCGCGCCTGACGCCCGCGCCCGTGCCCGCGAAGAAGCGCTGGACTGGTTGATCCGCCTGCAATGCGCCGACGCGCACGACACCCAAGCCTTCGAACACTGGCTCGGCGCCAATGCCGAAAACGCCGAGGCCTATGTCGAGGCCGAGGCATTGTGGAACGGCGCACCGCTGCGCCAGGCCGCCGGCCAGTTGCACCAGCGGCGCAGACACTCGCTGGGCGGGCGCCTGCGCCGCCACTGGAAACCACTGGCCAGCGCCGCGGTGCTGCTGGTCGGGCTGTTCACCTTCGGCAACCTGCCGGTGCGCTTGCAGGCCGACCACCTGACCGTGGTCGGCGAGCGCCAGCGCCTGCAGTTGGAGGACGGCGCCAAGGTGCTGCTCAACACCAATTCGGCCTTTGCCAGCGATGTGCGCGAAGGCCGCCAGGTCGCCCGTCTGCTGCAAGGCGAGGCGTATTTCCAGGTGCCAGCCAGCAGCCAGTCGGTACTGGAGGTACAAGCCGGGCCGTTGCGCGCCAGCGTGCACGATACCGACTTCGCCGTGCGTTACCTCGACGGCGAGGCCCAGGTCCGCGTGCAACGCGGCGATGTCGACCTGCAAGGCGCGCGCGACCAGCGCATCCGCCTCAGTGCCGGTGACAGCATCAGCGTCGGCCCCCAGGGCTTCGGTCAGCGCCAGCGCCCCGACCTGCGCCACGACCTGGCCTGGATCGAAGGCCGCCTGGTGTTCGAGAACTGCCCGCTGAGCCAGGTGCTCGCCGAGGTCCGCCGCTATTACCCGGGCTGGATCATCAGCCGCAACGCGCAACTGGAGCAGGTCGCGGTCACCGGCAACTACCGCCTCGACCAGCCGCTGGAAACCCTGCGCGCCCTCGCCCACATCACCTCGGCGCAACTGCACGAGTACCCGGCGCTGGTCATTCTCAACTGACGGCAAAGTTTTTTTACGCGATCACCCTGCCTAGCCCGTCTCGTTATAGCCAATACGATTGATTCTCGTTCGAAAACGAGAACAGCCACTTGCCTATGACACTTCGCGCGACAGGGAGCGCTCTCGATGCCCACAGGTCAAACCCGCCCGTCCTCTTCTTCCCGCCGCCGCGGGCAATTGTCCCTGTTGACCCTGGCGCTGCTCGCCAGCGGCGCCTGCAGCCTGCCGGCCCTGGCCGCGGAACCGGCCCAGGCCAGCAGCCCACGCATGGGTGACTATCGCTTTGCCATTGGCCAGCAGCCGCTGGTCGAAGCAATCAACGCCTTCAGCAAGGTCACCGGCTGGCAGGTCGGCTTCAGCGCCGAGCTCGCCGACGGCGTGGCCTCGCCCGGTGTGCAGGGCGCGCTTGCACCGGAAGCGGCGCTGCAGCGCCTGCTGCGCGGCACCGGCCTGGGCTATCGCAAGATCGGCAACGGCAATGTGGTGCTCGAGCGCCAGTCCGCCGGCAATGCCATCGCCCTGCAACAGATGACCGTCAGCGCCACCCGCAGCGCCCAGGACGTCAGCCAGGTGCCGAGCACCGTCAGCGTGCAGACCCGTGAGCAACTGGACCACCAGAACGTCAACGACATCAAGCAGTTGGTGCGCTACGAACCGGGTGTTTCGGTGTCCGGCACCGGCCAGCGCAGCGGCCTGAACGGCTACAACATCCGCGGTATCGACGGCGACCGGGTACTGACCCAGGTGGACGGCGTGTCGGTCCCCGACAGTTTCTTCTACGGGCCTTACGCCCAGACCCAGCGCAACTACGTCGACCCCGAGATCGTCAAGCGCGTGGAGATCCTGCGTGGCCCGGCCTCGGTGCTGTACGGCAGCAACGCCATCGGCGGCGCGGTCAGCTACTTCACCCTCGACCCCGAGGACATCATCAAACCCGGCAAGGACGTCGGCGCGCGCCTGAAGACCGGCTACAGCTCGGCCGATGAAAGCTGGCTGACCTCCGCCACCATCGCCGGACGCCACGGCGATTTCGATGGCCTGCTGCACCTGAGCCAACGCAACGGTCATGAAACCGACGCGTACGGCGAGCATGGCGGCACCGGCCTGTCCCGCAGCGAGGCCAACCCCGAAGACGTACGTACCACCAACGTGCTGGCCAAGCTGGGTTGGAACTACGCCGACGACGCACGCCTGGGGCTGACCTACGAGCGCTACAAGGACGACCGCGACCAGAACGTCCTGAGCGCCGTTGGCGGCCCCTTCATTCCTGGCATTCCGGCGATGAACTCCTACCGCGGGCGCCAAGGCAACGATACCGTCACCCGCGAGCGGTTCGGCATCAATCATGAGTTCGGCCTCGACAGCCTGCTGGCTGACACCGTGAAATGGAGCCTGAACTACCAGATCGCCAAGACCGACCAGACCACCGACGAGCTCTATTTCGCCCGAGGCCGTCAGGTCGCCCGCGACCGCCAGACCACCTACAAGGACCGCCAGTGGGTGTTCGATGCGCAACTGGACAAGGCCTTCAGCATTGCGGCCACCGACCACCTGCTGACCTACGGCACCACACTCAAGCGCGAGAAGATCACCGGCTCGCGCAGTGGCACCGGCACCTGCCTCAACATCGGCGGAAGCTGCCGCGCGATCGGCCAGATCAGCACCGATGACACCCAGGCGCGTGTCAGCGATTTCCCGGATCCGACCGTCGACACCTACAGCCTGTTCGCCCAGGACGAAATCCGTTGGAACCAGTGGACCTTCCTGCCCGGCCTTCGCTACGACTACACCCGGCTCGACCCACGCATGACCGACGAGTACCTGCTGGGTCTGCAAAATGGCGGCACCGCCCCGGCACGCCGGGTAGACGACGCAGAAAAGAAATGGCACCGCCTTTCGCCCAAGCTGGGCGTCACCTACGCCTTCAATGACCACTACACCTGGTACGGCCAATACGCCGAGGGCTTCCGTACACCGACCGCCAAGGCGCTGTACGGCCGCTTCGAAAACCTTGCCGGTGGCTACGTGGTCGAGCCCAACTCGAGCCTGGAGCCGGAAAAGAGCAAGAGCTACGAGACCGGGCTGCGCGGCAACTTCGACGCCGGCAGCTTCGATGTGGCGGTGTTCTACAACAAGTACCGGGACTTCATCAACGAAGACGCCGTACAGTCCAGCAACCTGGGTTCGACGTTCCAGGCCAACAACATCAAGCATGCAACCATCAAGGGCGCGGAAATCAAGGGACGCTTGAACCTCGATCGCTTCGGCGCGCCTGAAGGCCTGTACTCGATCGCCTCGGTGGCCTATGCCTATGGCCGCAACAATGACACCGGCCAGCCACTCAACAGCGTCAACCCGCTGACAGGCGTGTTCGGCCTTGGCTACGAGCAGGTGGACTACGGCACCCAGCTCAGCTGGACCGTGGTCAAACGCAAGAACCGCGTGGACGACACCCAGTTCTTCGCCCCCGATGGCTCCAGCTCCGAGTTCCGTACTCCAGGCTATGGCGTGCTCGACCTGACCGGGTTCTACCGGATCACCGACGACCTGACCATCAACGGCGGCCTGTACAACCTGACCGACAAGAAATACTGGCAGTGGGACGATGTGCGCAAATACGCCAGCGTCGGCAACAACACCGGCATCAGTGAAGCGGCCGTTACCCAGCCGGCCAACCTCGACCGCCTGACCGCCCCGGGCCGTAACTTCGCCATCAACCTGGTGTGGGACATCTGATCGGCTGAGGCCGCCATCGCGGGCTTGCCCCGCGATGCGCTGCCCCCGTGAGAATGATTTCACTTCGCAGGTGAGGTTTTTTTACTGTTCCGCGTCTTCTCTTTCGTCTTGTCACTAGACAGCCCCATTTTCCAAGGATGCCCCCATGACCGCCCCTTCCTCCGAACGCGCCGCCCTGCGCTCCCAACGCCTGAACCAGGTCACCCACGCCCCGCACACCGAGCTGGACGCCCTGGTCAAGTCGCACAAGCCGTTCGACAGCCGCGAAAGCTTCGCCCGCTTCGTCGTCGCCCAGTACCTGTTCCAGTCCGAGCTGCAGGCGCTGTACACCGACCCGAATCTGATCGCCATCGTGCCTGACCTGGCCGAACGCTGCCGCGCCGAACAGGCCCGCCTGGACCTGGCCGATCTGGACACCGAAGTCCCTGCGCCGTTCGGCGGAGCCCTGGGCAACCCGAGCCTGGGTGAAGCCCTGGGCTGGATCTTCGTCTCCGAAGGCTCCAAACTGGGCGCCGCGTTCCTGATCAAGCGTGCCGTGGCCCTGGAACTGTCCGAGACCTTCGGTGCCCGCCACCTGGGCGAGCCGGCCGGTGGCCGTGCCGAGGGCTGGAAACAGTTCACCCGTATTCTCGACAGCCTGGAACTGTCGCCCGAGGAAGACGCCGCTGCCGAACGTGGCGCGGTTGCCGCCTTCGAGCGCTTCACCGAGCTGCTCAAGCATGCCTACGCCGCCGACGCGGCACTGGCCTGACACGCTTTACCCGGCCGCCTGCGGGCGGCCGCACCGTTGCAGTGAGACCATGACCCGAATCGCCCGCTCCAAAGTATCCCGCCTGCTGTATGCGATCCTGGCCTATGTCAGCCTGGGGATAGGTCTGGTCGCCATCGTCATCCCCGGCTTGCCGACCACCGAGTTCATCCTCCTCGCCGCCTGGGCCGCCACCCGCAGTTCGCCGCGCCTGTCCGCCTGGCTGGAGAACCACCGACTGTTCGGGCCGATCCTGTACAACTGGCGCAATGGCAAAGTGATCCAACGCCGCGCCAAGGTCAGCGCGACGATCAGCATGCTGCTGTGCGCCGGGTTGATGCTGACCTTCCTCGAACACCGCTGGCCGGTGTTCCTCGCCATCAGCGGCATGGCCCTGGGCAACCTGTGGATCTGGTCGCGCCCGGAACGGCCTGTGCCGACGGCGTCCATCGAGCTGCAGCGCTGAGGGGTTTGCACCGCGCCGGCGAATAGACTGAAATGGGATCCACGAAGGAGGATCCTGCATGCCAACGTTGCTCGACACCATCGCCCAGGCCCTGGGCCTCGACTGCGCCCCGATACGCTGGCAGGGCATTGGCGCCCTGCCCTCGACCTTCGCCGTGACCGAACTGGCCGGTGCCAGCATTGCCGCCTGCGGCCTGGCCCTGGCGCACCTGCTGGAAAGCCAGCAGCACAGCTGCCCGTTGGTCAGCGTCGATCGGCGCCTGGCCTCGTTCTGGTTCGCCACCAGCCTGCGCCCCCATGGCTGGCAAACGCCGCCGCTGTGGGATGCCATCGCCGGCGACTACCGCACCCGCGACGGCTGGATTCGCCTGCATACCAATGCCCCGCACCATCGCGACGCCGCCTTGCAGGTGCTTGGCAGCCCTGCCGATCGGGCGAGCGTGGCCAGCAGGGTCGCTAACTGGGATGGCGAGACCCTCGAGGCTGCCGTGGTCAAGGCAGGCGGTTGCGCGGCGCAGATGCGCGCCTGGCTGGACTGGTGCCTGCACCCGCAGGGCCGCGCGGTCAACCATGAGCCGTTGATCCTGCGCGAGCGCTACCCAGGACAGCCCGGCCGCTGGCTCGGCAACGCCAGCAGGCCGCTTGCCGGGGTCAAGGTACTTGATCTCACCCGCATCCTCGCCGGCCCCATTGCCACACGCTTGCTGGCCAGCTTCGGCGCCGAGGTGCTGCGCATTGATCCACCGGGTTGGGACGAGCCGGCGGTGGCGCCGGAAGTGACACTGGGCAAGCGCTGCGCGCGTCTGGACCTGCGCACCAGGGAGGACCATCAGCGCTTCGAAGCCTTGCTGGCCGACGCCGATATCCTGGTGCACGGCTACCGCGCCGATGCCCTCGAACGCCTGGACCTGGGCACCGAGCGGCGCCGCCAGCTCAACCCCGGGCTGATCGATGTAAGCCTCAATGCCTACGGCTGGAGCGGCCCCTGGCAGCATCGGCGCGGCTTCGACAGCCTGGTGCAGATGAGCACCGGCATTGCCCGTGAAGGCATGCGCTGGCAGCAGGCCGAGCGGCCGGTGCCATTGC
Coding sequences:
- a CDS encoding CoA transferase, yielding MPTLLDTIAQALGLDCAPIRWQGIGALPSTFAVTELAGASIAACGLALAHLLESQQHSCPLVSVDRRLASFWFATSLRPHGWQTPPLWDAIAGDYRTRDGWIRLHTNAPHHRDAALQVLGSPADRASVASRVANWDGETLEAAVVKAGGCAAQMRAWLDWCLHPQGRAVNHEPLILRERYPGQPGRWLGNASRPLAGVKVLDLTRILAGPIATRLLASFGAEVLRIDPPGWDEPAVAPEVTLGKRCARLDLRTREDHQRFEALLADADILVHGYRADALERLDLGTERRRQLNPGLIDVSLNAYGWSGPWQHRRGFDSLVQMSTGIAREGMRWQQAERPVPLPVQALDHATGYLMAAEAIRALAARLRNGEGCDSRLSLARTAKLLVEHGTVEEDLPLAAESLDDLAQPIEHTPWGEAQRLKAPLRVGETLMGWGSGAAQLGSVPARWLP
- a CDS encoding biliverdin-producing heme oxygenase; protein product: MTAPSSERAALRSQRLNQVTHAPHTELDALVKSHKPFDSRESFARFVVAQYLFQSELQALYTDPNLIAIVPDLAERCRAEQARLDLADLDTEVPAPFGGALGNPSLGEALGWIFVSEGSKLGAAFLIKRAVALELSETFGARHLGEPAGGRAEGWKQFTRILDSLELSPEEDAAAERGAVAAFERFTELLKHAYAADAALA
- a CDS encoding YbaN family protein, whose product is MTRIARSKVSRLLYAILAYVSLGIGLVAIVIPGLPTTEFILLAAWAATRSSPRLSAWLENHRLFGPILYNWRNGKVIQRRAKVSATISMLLCAGLMLTFLEHRWPVFLAISGMALGNLWIWSRPERPVPTASIELQR
- a CDS encoding TonB-dependent receptor, producing the protein MPTGQTRPSSSSRRRGQLSLLTLALLASGACSLPALAAEPAQASSPRMGDYRFAIGQQPLVEAINAFSKVTGWQVGFSAELADGVASPGVQGALAPEAALQRLLRGTGLGYRKIGNGNVVLERQSAGNAIALQQMTVSATRSAQDVSQVPSTVSVQTREQLDHQNVNDIKQLVRYEPGVSVSGTGQRSGLNGYNIRGIDGDRVLTQVDGVSVPDSFFYGPYAQTQRNYVDPEIVKRVEILRGPASVLYGSNAIGGAVSYFTLDPEDIIKPGKDVGARLKTGYSSADESWLTSATIAGRHGDFDGLLHLSQRNGHETDAYGEHGGTGLSRSEANPEDVRTTNVLAKLGWNYADDARLGLTYERYKDDRDQNVLSAVGGPFIPGIPAMNSYRGRQGNDTVTRERFGINHEFGLDSLLADTVKWSLNYQIAKTDQTTDELYFARGRQVARDRQTTYKDRQWVFDAQLDKAFSIAATDHLLTYGTTLKREKITGSRSGTGTCLNIGGSCRAIGQISTDDTQARVSDFPDPTVDTYSLFAQDEIRWNQWTFLPGLRYDYTRLDPRMTDEYLLGLQNGGTAPARRVDDAEKKWHRLSPKLGVTYAFNDHYTWYGQYAEGFRTPTAKALYGRFENLAGGYVVEPNSSLEPEKSKSYETGLRGNFDAGSFDVAVFYNKYRDFINEDAVQSSNLGSTFQANNIKHATIKGAEIKGRLNLDRFGAPEGLYSIASVAYAYGRNNDTGQPLNSVNPLTGVFGLGYEQVDYGTQLSWTVVKRKNRVDDTQFFAPDGSSSEFRTPGYGVLDLTGFYRITDDLTINGGLYNLTDKKYWQWDDVRKYASVGNNTGISEAAVTQPANLDRLTAPGRNFAINLVWDI